The DNA sequence TATGTTAGGAGGTGCGATCGCAGGTTTAGCTGGTGCATTTTACAGTTGGCAATTAACAACCATTTATCCCAGTAGTTTTGAACCTTTAATGACATTTAATGCTTGGATTATCGTTGTTTTGGGCGGTTCGGGAAATAATGCAGGAGTTATATTAGGAGCAATGATTTTTTGGGGATATGACTCCTTAACTCGATTTATATTTAGTAGTATGCCCTTTATTACTGCCTCTCAAGTTGGAGCATTTAGAGTCATGGTAATTGGCTTAATCCTTATGATTTTAATGATTTGGCGTCCTCAAGGCATTCTTGGCAGAAAAGGAGAACTTTCTCTCAGCAAATAACCTCAGTTCACCCAAGTGTGGGGTTCAGAAAAGGTTACAGGTGTCAGCTTTCGGGGAGTAATGAGTAATAAGTTTTGATAATTTATTATGATTAATTGATTGTTTCAAGATTTTTTATTCTTACTTAAAATCTGCAAGTCAAAAATCCCCCCATCTTCCTCTCCCCTTATCTCCCGCTCTTTTCTCTTTGTCGAAAATGAAACAGCCCTGCATTCCCTATTGCCTTGTCTTAATTTCCAATTACTAATTGTTAATTACCTGTAGTTGACACTTTTAAATAAACAAGCTAGGATAGAGATCAACAGGTCAGACAAGGGGCTGTAACGGCTTCGACAGGCTAGTGAAAGCTGACCCGTGATTCAGGTCGAGAGTGAGTCTCCTCTCGCAAATAAAAGGCTCAAAAAAAATGTAACTGCGAACAACATCGTTCCTTTTGCTCGTAAAGCAGCTCCTGTTGCTGCCTAAGACCTAAAACCGGTTCGAGCGCTTATAGTGTGACTCCGTTAAGCATTATAGGCAAACCCTAACGGATGCTCTTAAAGATGGTTTCTAGTCTGTCTTTGAGATAAGAAAACACTAGAAAATCCTACTGTCAGGGATAAGTGACAGTTCCCGCTCTGAGGATTAGATGAGCTAAACCTGTGAATGAGCGAAAAGTAAATAGCTGGTTTGGACAGCAGTTCGACTCTGCTCAGCTCCATAACTTAAGAAGGGTGTCAGTAAAACTATTACCGACCCCTTTTTTAATGGCTATATCAACATGAAATTATCTTTCTAATTCATTGAGATTAAAAAGAAAAGGAATTCCACCACCGTTATTATCTCCACCCATAACAAGGACTTTAGGCATTTGAGCACCCCCTTCTTTCCAGGCTTCGATCGCTTCTTTTTTCAATACTAAGTCTCCTCCTTGAGCTTTTAAAGTTTCTGCTAAGAGTCTTTGAGCCTCGGCTTTACCTTTTGCCCTATTTATATCAGCTTGTGCTTGTTGTTCAGCTTCTTTGGCAACATAAACAGCCCTTTGCGCCCTTTGTTCCGCAATTTGTTTATCTTCTACTGCTTTAGCAAATTCAGGAGAGAATGTTAAATCAACTACGCTGGTATCAAGAACGATAATTCCATATTTTTCTAAACGACCATTTAAAGCATTATCAAAATCATCTTTTAATTCATTACGTTGAGTAATGGCTTCTTCCACAGTGCGTCTGGCGGCGGCTATTTTGAAAGATTCTTGGGTTTGAGGAGCTATAATTTTAGCAACAATATTTTGTAAAGTTCCCTGAGTTCTCCTAATATTAACCACTTGAACTGGATCAAGGCGAAAATTGATGGCAAAACTAGCGGTTAATTCCTGTAAATCTTTAGTTGAACTTTGGGCAGGTACTTCAAATTTTTGCACTGTAACATCATAAATATCTACGGTAGAAACTAAAGGGGGTTTGAAATGAATACCCTCTAGTAATGCACCGTCTTGAGCTTTTCCCAGAATGCTTAATACACCTGCTTGTCCGGGGTTGATAATAATAAAAGAATTAAAACCAATAAAAACAATTAAGGCAGCGAGAATTCCACCTATTAACGTTGAAATACTGCCTGTAGTTTGACGATCCAATGTTTTTCTCCAATATATTAGTGTTGTCAAATCAGGTTCATTTTAACATCTCAATTTGACTCCCCTACTTATTTAACCTTAGTTCAATTTAAGAATATCGCATAGGGGCTGGGATATTGGGTTATTAGGGTGTTAGGGTTAGAGTTAATTAAACACTTTTTTTTGCCTCTTGCCTCTTAACCTTTGCTCTTGCATAACAAAGAAAATTTATTCCGAACTAAGATTATTTACCGAAAATGCCTTGAGGTCTTACTAACAAAATTACAATCATAATTAGTAAAGCAACACCGAGCTTATATTCTGAACCTACGATAAAAACACTCAATTCTTGTGCCACACCAATAATTAAGCCACCTGCGATCGCACCATAGACATTACCAATACCTCCTAAAATCACAGACGCAAAAATAGGTAAAATCAAAAACCATCCCATATTGGGACGCACCGCAGTAATTAACCCATATAATCCCCCTCCCATGGCGGTAAGTATTGCCGTTAAAATCCAAGTAAATAAAACTATCTGCTCAACATTAATCCCTGATACCCTCGCCAAATCAATATTATCCGCCACTGCCCTCATGCCTTTTCCAATTTTCGTTTTTTGCAGTACCAAATGAAGTCCCACTATAGCCAAAACTGTCACAAAAATGACAATAAGACGATAATAAGCAATTTTTAAGCCACCAAAATCGAGGGCTTCAACTAAAGGTAAATCATAGTTTTGATTACTTCCACCCCAAATAAACAGAATACCATTGCGCAGAAACAAGGCTAAACCAATGGATACAATAATTAAACTGGTACTACTGGCTTTTTGTTTTCTCAAAGGTTTCCATAATAGTTGTTCTCCTGCTAACATGATAAGTATTGTTCCCAAAAGTGCGATCGCCATTGACAACCAGATATTCAACCCAAAATGGTTAATCCACCAAGTCAAATAAGCACCAACGGTCAAGAAATCACCATGAGCAAAATTAGACAGACGTAAAATCCCCATAGTCAGAGTTAAACCCACCGCCGCCAATGCAATAATACTTCCCACCGCTAAACCATTGAAAAGGGCTTGAAATATCGTTGAATCCATTAACCTTTAACCTTGTTAATTTTTTTTAATAATAAGACTAAATCACCAGTAGAAAAAGTATTTCACCGACTAATATCGAGAAAAACTAATTCAGATTAGCAATCACCAATTATAATATTGACTAGGAAAAAAACCTAATCCTTCGTACTTATTCAAATCAACTAAATATTTTATAGAAAGCATATTGGAGAAAATAATCAAAGCCTGTGACCTATAGCAACAAAAAAAATAACCAAAGAGATTTACCCAAAATTAATGAAAATATTCGTTTTCCTAAAGTCAGATTAATTGACACAGACGGAGAGCAACTTGGTGTTCTCGATACCAGAGACGCAAATCGTCTAGCGGAAGAGAAAGAATTAGACCTCGTCTTAGTCAGTGAAACTGCTGATCCTCCTGTGTGTCGCATCATGGACTATGGCAAATTCAAATTTGAGCAGGAGAAAAAAGCAAGAGCCATTCGCAAAAAGCAACATACTGCGGATGTTAAGGAAGTAAAAATGCGTTACAAAATCGACGAGCATGATTATCAAGTGCGTCTCAATCAAGCAAAACGCTTCCTTAAAGCTGGTGACAAAGTGAAAGCAACAATCAATTTTAGAGGAAGAGAAGCTCAACATACTCACTTAGGACAAGAATTATTAGAACGTCTTGCGGAAGATTTAGGGGAAATGGCAGAAGTTCAACAAAGACCCAAAAAAGAGGGACGCAATATGATTATGCTTCTTTCTCCTAAAAAAGCCTAGTTAGAAACTGTTTTAAAAGTTCTAATTTTGATGATATATCCCCCCAAGCCCCCCTTCAAAAGAGGGCAGGGCTGATTCATTCCAAAATTTTCTGGTTAAGGCAGGGAATACCTGAGTTCGGAGTTCGGAGTTCGGAGAGTTCGTTGCTCTCATGCACTCCCTTCGGTCGTGAACGGAGTTAAAAGTAATAATTATTGACAAAAAAGCTGAATAAATTGATTTTAAATGAGTTTTCCCTAAATTTAATAATTTTTTATTCCAAAATTGGCTCGATGATAACTCGAGGGCGCTTTATTTTTCGATACTTTTTTCATCGAACTCAGTTGGGGAATAGGCACTCTTGCAATAGTTTTTAATGGTTTATGGTTATAAATTGATAATCTCAACATTTTTAACTACTTCTTAATCCTCAAAGCTCTAAAACTTTATATTCTTTTACTGGCAATAGTTTGAGTGTTTTTGTATTTCTACTTTGAATCACTCCTGCTTCAAAAGAGGGGGGAATTAAGCCGAAAACTGGAAGACAGTCTCTCTTAGTAAGATGGATTTAACGGGATCTAACACTTTTCAATCGAAATCCTCTTTATATTTAAGGACGAGAATTGCGAGGTAATGCCCTAAAATAAAAAATCGTCTCAAATTTTTTTAAACGGTGTTAAATACCCTAATCTTAACAATCCTAGTCATAACTCAGGTTTTGGGAGATGTTTGTCTGAGTGAAGCAATGAAAATTCATGGAGAAATAACATCTTTTGCTCCAACTGTCATCATTGATGTCATTTATTATTTATTCACATCCCCTTTTTTTTATTTTGGTTTAGGTAGTCTTACCATTTCTTGGTTTATCTATCTATTTGCAGTATCCAAAATGGATTTAAGCTATGTTTTGCCGATTCATGCTTCTAGTTATATCTGTAATGCCTTACTTGCATGGTTAATTTTAGGGGAAAATGTCTCTTTTTTACGTTGGTTTGCTACGGGTTTTATTTCTGTGGGAGTTTTTATTGTTGGCTATAGTCAGTATAGAGAGGAAAAAAAATTAAAACAATTGTCTTCTCATGTTGCCGTTATACAAAAAAATAAAGTAAGCCCCTTATTTGCATTTATTTCTGGTGGTGTCTTTCTACCTACTGTTTGGTTAGGAGTTATCGTGATGGTGTTAGCAGATAGTATGGGAGATTTATTAAACGCTAAAGGAATGAGACAAATTGCAACCCTCCAAAAATTTTCTGTAGAGGATATTTTTCGTTGGGTAGTGGGAATTTTTAGCAATCTTTATATTATTATTGGAGTTTCTTGTCAGGCGATCGCACTTTTATTATTTCTTTCCCTACTAAGTTGGGATGATCTAAGTTTTGTCAGACCTGCCAGTGCTGTTGGTTATCTTGTCACCATTACATCAGCTAAATATATCTTACATGAAAAAATAAGCAAAGGTAGATGGATTGGTATTTCTTGTATTTTATTAGGAGTGGTAACTTTGTCTCAAACTTAAGTTTTCGGAAATGTTTGGTTTAATTATTCATTTCTAATTGTTAATTCAGCAACAATCATTGAATAATAATTATAAATAACCTACAGTAGAAAAATTATTCATGACCTCTATAAAAAAATTACATCAACAGATTAAAAATAAAGAACGCTCCGCCGTTGAGATTACCCAAGAATATTTACAACGCATCGGTGAATTAGAGCCAAAATTAAAGAGTTTTTTATGTGTCACCTCGGATTTAGCCTTAGAAACAGCGAAACAAGTGGATGAAAAGGTTGCTAAGGGCGAAGAAATTGGTGTTTTAGCTGGTATTCCCATCGCTATTAAAGATAATATGTCCACAAAAGGCATTCCTACCACTTGTGCCTCCAGAATTTTAGAAAACTTTATCCCTAGTTACGAATCCACTGTTACCCAAAAATTAAGGGATCAAGGGGCGATAATTGTTGGTAAAACTAATTTAGATGAGTTTGCTATGGGAAGTTCCACGGAAAACTCTGGTTATCAAGTCACCGCTAATCCTTGGGATATTGAAAGAGTGCCGGGGGGTTCGTCTGGAGGTTCGGCGGCGGCAGTTTCGGCGGATGAGTGTGTTGTCTCCCTCGGTTCGGATACAGGGGGATCGATTCGTCAACCTGCTTCTTTCTGTGGGGTAGTGGGGTTAAAACCTACCTATGGCTTGGTTTCTCGCTTCGGTTTAGTGGCTTATGCCTCCTCTTTGGATCAAATTGGTCCTTTTGCTCATACAGTGGAAGATACGGCGATTCTACTAGGTGCGATCGCAGGTTATGATAGTAAAGACTCCACCAGTTTAAATGTGGAAATCCCCGACTATAGCCAATCATTCGCCAAAGATTTAAAAGGCTTAAAAGTAGGGGTAATCAAAGAAACTTACTCCGATGGCTTAGATAACATTGTCGCTGAAAAAGTCAATCAGGCAATTAAAGAATTAGAAAAACTGGGAGCACAGGTAAAAGAAATTTCTTGCCCTCGTTTCCGCTACGGTTTGCCTATCTATTACATTATCGCTCCTTCTGAGGCCAGTGCTAACCTTGCTCGTTACGATGCGGTTAAATACGGTATTAGAGACGAATCTGCGGATAACCTTTTAGAAATGTACACCAAAACTAGGGCAAAGGGTTTCGGTGCGGAGGTGAAACGTCGTATCATGCTTGGTACTTATGCTCTCTCTGCTGGTTATTATGATGCTTATTACCTCAAAGCTCAAAAAGTGAGAACTTTAATCAAGCAAGACTTTGACAACGCTTTTCATGATGTGGACGTGTTAATTTCTCCTACTTCTCCCACTACTGCCTTTAAAGCTGGAGAAAAAACCAATGATCCCCTTAGTATGTATTTATCTGATTTAATGACCATTCCTGTTAACTTAGCAGGTTTACCCGGGATGAGTCTTCCTTGCGGTTTTGATGAGAATAATTTACCCATCGGGATGCAATTAATTGGCAATGTTTTGAGAGAAGATGTTTTATTTAAGGTGGGTTATGCTTATCAACAAGTAACAGATTGGCACAATCACAATCCTAGTTTGTAAGTTAGTGAGTAGGGAGTTTCTAAAAGTAGGGGAGTAGAGAGTGGACAGTGGGGAGAGTTTTTTACTCTACATTTTACACTTTGACTATTGCCTGTTGCCTATTCCCTATTCCCTACCTTAAGCAATCAATTTAAACGCACGACAGTTAATTAAAAATGGCAAAATTAAAAATCGGTTTATTATTCGGTGGCAAATCTGGCGAACATCAAGTTTCTATTACCTCTGCAAGGGCGATCGCACTTGGGTTTTCTGTAGAAGAAAATAGAGAAAAATACGAAGTCATACCCTTGTATATTGACCAAGCAGGTAATTGGTGGGGTAAAGAAGTAGCGGAAAGTATTTTAAAAAGTGGTGAACCCAAACCAGTGGAAAAAGACACTCAGAAAAATTGGCATTTTCCCGAAGAATGTGGCGAAATTGAGATATTTTTCCCGATTTTACATGGTCCTAATGGGGAAGATGGTACAGTACAAGGTTTACTAACTCTGATGGAAGTTCCCTTCGTGGGGGCAGGGGTTTTAGGTTCAGCCGTTGGTATGGATAAAATCGCCATGAAAAACGCTTTTGCCTGTGCAGATTTACCCCAAGTTAAGTATATCGCTGTTAATCGTAGTGAAATCTTTTCTAGTCCTTGCGTATTTCCTAAAGTGTGCGATCGCCTCGAAGCAGAATTAGGTTATCCTTGTTTTGTGAAACCTGCCAATTTAGGTTCATCGGTGGGTATTAGTAAAGCTAAAAATAGAGCAGAATTAGAAAAAGCCTTAGACGAAGCCGCTAATTTAGACCGTAGGGTGATAGTAGAAGCAGGAGTTAAAGCGAGAGAGGTAGAATGTGCAGTATTAGGTAATGATAACCCTAGTGCCTCTGTGGTGGGAGAAATCACCTATAACGCTGATTTTTATGACTATACAACCAAATATACTGACGGATTAGCCAGTTTAATCATTCCTGCTGACATTCCCGACAATATTAGCGAAACCATCAAAGAAATGGCAATTAAAGCCTTTTTAGCGGTGGATTCAAGGGGATTAAGTAGGGTTGACTTTTTCTATTTACCCGAAACAGGAGAAGTATTAATCAACGAAATCAATACTTTACCCGGCTTTACTGCCTTGAGTATGTATCCCAAATTATGGGAAGCATCTGGTATCGGTTTTCCTCAATT is a window from the Cyanobacterium sp. Dongsha4 genome containing:
- a CDS encoding prohibitin family protein; its protein translation is MDRQTTGSISTLIGGILAALIVFIGFNSFIIINPGQAGVLSILGKAQDGALLEGIHFKPPLVSTVDIYDVTVQKFEVPAQSSTKDLQELTASFAINFRLDPVQVVNIRRTQGTLQNIVAKIIAPQTQESFKIAAARRTVEEAITQRNELKDDFDNALNGRLEKYGIIVLDTSVVDLTFSPEFAKAVEDKQIAEQRAQRAVYVAKEAEQQAQADINRAKGKAEAQRLLAETLKAQGGDLVLKKEAIEAWKEGGAQMPKVLVMGGDNNGGGIPFLFNLNELER
- a CDS encoding branched-chain amino acid ABC transporter permease, whose protein sequence is MDSTIFQALFNGLAVGSIIALAAVGLTLTMGILRLSNFAHGDFLTVGAYLTWWINHFGLNIWLSMAIALLGTILIMLAGEQLLWKPLRKQKASSTSLIIVSIGLALFLRNGILFIWGGSNQNYDLPLVEALDFGGLKIAYYRLIVIFVTVLAIVGLHLVLQKTKIGKGMRAVADNIDLARVSGINVEQIVLFTWILTAILTAMGGGLYGLITAVRPNMGWFLILPIFASVILGGIGNVYGAIAGGLIIGVAQELSVFIVGSEYKLGVALLIMIVILLVRPQGIFGK
- the infC gene encoding translation initiation factor IF-3 — encoded protein: MTYSNKKNNQRDLPKINENIRFPKVRLIDTDGEQLGVLDTRDANRLAEEKELDLVLVSETADPPVCRIMDYGKFKFEQEKKARAIRKKQHTADVKEVKMRYKIDEHDYQVRLNQAKRFLKAGDKVKATINFRGREAQHTHLGQELLERLAEDLGEMAEVQQRPKKEGRNMIMLLSPKKA
- a CDS encoding EamA family transporter, translating into MLNTLILTILVITQVLGDVCLSEAMKIHGEITSFAPTVIIDVIYYLFTSPFFYFGLGSLTISWFIYLFAVSKMDLSYVLPIHASSYICNALLAWLILGENVSFLRWFATGFISVGVFIVGYSQYREEKKLKQLSSHVAVIQKNKVSPLFAFISGGVFLPTVWLGVIVMVLADSMGDLLNAKGMRQIATLQKFSVEDIFRWVVGIFSNLYIIIGVSCQAIALLLFLSLLSWDDLSFVRPASAVGYLVTITSAKYILHEKISKGRWIGISCILLGVVTLSQT
- the gatA gene encoding Asp-tRNA(Asn)/Glu-tRNA(Gln) amidotransferase subunit GatA produces the protein MTSIKKLHQQIKNKERSAVEITQEYLQRIGELEPKLKSFLCVTSDLALETAKQVDEKVAKGEEIGVLAGIPIAIKDNMSTKGIPTTCASRILENFIPSYESTVTQKLRDQGAIIVGKTNLDEFAMGSSTENSGYQVTANPWDIERVPGGSSGGSAAAVSADECVVSLGSDTGGSIRQPASFCGVVGLKPTYGLVSRFGLVAYASSLDQIGPFAHTVEDTAILLGAIAGYDSKDSTSLNVEIPDYSQSFAKDLKGLKVGVIKETYSDGLDNIVAEKVNQAIKELEKLGAQVKEISCPRFRYGLPIYYIIAPSEASANLARYDAVKYGIRDESADNLLEMYTKTRAKGFGAEVKRRIMLGTYALSAGYYDAYYLKAQKVRTLIKQDFDNAFHDVDVLISPTSPTTAFKAGEKTNDPLSMYLSDLMTIPVNLAGLPGMSLPCGFDENNLPIGMQLIGNVLREDVLFKVGYAYQQVTDWHNHNPSL
- a CDS encoding D-alanine--D-alanine ligase family protein, which gives rise to MAKLKIGLLFGGKSGEHQVSITSARAIALGFSVEENREKYEVIPLYIDQAGNWWGKEVAESILKSGEPKPVEKDTQKNWHFPEECGEIEIFFPILHGPNGEDGTVQGLLTLMEVPFVGAGVLGSAVGMDKIAMKNAFACADLPQVKYIAVNRSEIFSSPCVFPKVCDRLEAELGYPCFVKPANLGSSVGISKAKNRAELEKALDEAANLDRRVIVEAGVKAREVECAVLGNDNPSASVVGEITYNADFYDYTTKYTDGLASLIIPADIPDNISETIKEMAIKAFLAVDSRGLSRVDFFYLPETGEVLINEINTLPGFTALSMYPKLWEASGIGFPQLLDKLITLAQNN